One Desulfosalsimonas propionicica genomic window carries:
- a CDS encoding monovalent cation/H+ antiporter complex subunit F produces MVMESMVIKIAAEITLVLLTLAVLLAFIRLFAGPSQADRIVALDLISVLIVAVLAALSIYRQQKAFLDVAIAYALIAFLGTVALARFRERLARTGGIDENQEEIDK; encoded by the coding sequence ATGGTTATGGAAAGCATGGTGATAAAAATCGCCGCGGAAATCACCCTGGTGCTGCTGACCCTGGCGGTGCTGCTGGCTTTCATTCGGCTGTTTGCCGGCCCGAGCCAGGCAGACCGGATCGTGGCCCTTGACCTGATTTCCGTTCTGATCGTGGCCGTCCTCGCGGCCCTGTCGATCTACAGACAGCAAAAGGCGTTTCTGGACGTGGCCATTGCCTATGCCTTGATCGCGTTTCTGGGCACCGTGGCCCTGGCCCGGTTCCGGGAGCGGCTGGCCAGAACCGGCGGGATTGACGAAAACCAGGAGGAGATTGATAAATGA
- the mnhG gene encoding monovalent cation/H(+) antiporter subunit G, which translates to MMQYFVAFFMLAGGIFCFVAALGMLRLPDTIIRMHAATKAGALGSGLMFLALALFYMDLSTTLRAFAAILFLLFTAPVAAHLIGRAAYCTRVKLWDRTWIDELAYTCDWIEPEQDD; encoded by the coding sequence ATGATGCAATATTTCGTGGCATTTTTCATGCTCGCCGGCGGGATCTTCTGCTTTGTGGCCGCCCTGGGCATGCTGCGCCTGCCCGATACCATCATCCGGATGCACGCGGCCACCAAAGCGGGGGCCCTGGGCTCGGGTTTGATGTTTCTGGCCCTGGCCCTGTTTTACATGGACCTGAGCACCACCCTGCGCGCCTTTGCCGCCATTTTGTTTCTTTTGTTCACCGCTCCGGTGGCCGCCCACCTAATCGGCCGCGCCGCCTACTGCACCCGGGTCAAACTCTGGGACAGAACCTGGATCGACGAGCTGGCCTACACCTGCGACTGGATCGAACCCGAACAAGATGATTAG
- the speE gene encoding polyamine aminopropyltransferase encodes MTDGNNGGKLDLWVTETHKNLVSLGFRVERTLFSGTSAYQQVDVVETAGHGTLLLNDGIVMVSERDEFVYHEMIAHVPLFTIAEPKSVLIIGGGDGGTAREVLRHKSVERAVMVEIDEMVVDACKKHMPSLSCALDDPRLELIIDDGVKYAQNCTETFDAVLIDSTDPIGPAQPLFDRSFYKTIAGLLSENGVMISQSESPFYDTEIQNSMFSNQRPFFEKIHMYTFSTLTYPGGLWSFGFASNGLCPIRNFDPKRAEAPGMDMQYYNPAVHRAAFALPGFVTRGLTGLIDPVPL; translated from the coding sequence ATGACGGACGGAAATAACGGCGGAAAGCTTGATCTGTGGGTGACCGAAACCCATAAGAACTTGGTCTCTCTGGGATTTCGGGTGGAGCGGACCCTGTTTTCGGGCACAAGTGCCTATCAGCAGGTGGATGTGGTGGAAACCGCCGGCCACGGAACACTGCTGTTAAACGACGGCATTGTCATGGTCTCGGAAAGAGACGAGTTTGTCTACCATGAAATGATCGCCCATGTGCCCCTGTTTACCATTGCCGAACCCAAAAGCGTGCTGATCATCGGCGGCGGCGACGGGGGAACGGCCCGGGAGGTACTGCGCCACAAAAGCGTTGAGCGGGCCGTGATGGTGGAAATCGACGAGATGGTGGTGGATGCGTGCAAAAAGCACATGCCCTCGCTTTCCTGTGCCCTGGACGACCCCCGCCTGGAGCTGATCATCGACGACGGGGTCAAGTACGCCCAAAACTGCACGGAAACATTTGACGCAGTGCTCATTGACTCCACTGATCCCATCGGACCGGCCCAGCCCCTGTTTGACCGGTCGTTTTACAAAACCATCGCAGGCCTGCTTTCGGAAAACGGGGTGATGATCTCCCAGTCTGAATCACCGTTTTACGACACTGAAATCCAGAATTCCATGTTTTCCAACCAGCGGCCCTTTTTTGAAAAAATTCACATGTACACCTTCTCCACCCTTACCTATCCGGGCGGGCTGTGGAGCTTCGGGTTTGCCTCAAACGGGCTGTGCCCGATCCGGAATTTTGATCCAAAACGCGCGGAGGCGCCGGGCATGGACATGCAGTATTACAATCCAGCGGTCCACCGGGCGGCATTTGCCCTGCCCGGCTTTGTCACAAGGGGCCTGACCGGGCTCATTGACCCGGTGCCATTATAA
- a CDS encoding response regulator, giving the protein MDETTKKIDDWMAKINLADNKDRQADKEPPCGERKTKLALDRILVVREEKTGEPKNRGTGAMETKTGENKNQEHLNVMILDDEPIVGKRLTPALTRAGFNVEFFLNPKQALARLDEKEFDIVVTDLKMEEVDGIQVLEHILSKCRHTRVILITGYATVEVAREALVKGAFDFIAKPFKPGDLKAVINKAALSLGHKGIVSENDLM; this is encoded by the coding sequence ATGGATGAGACAACCAAAAAAATCGATGACTGGATGGCAAAGATCAACCTTGCCGATAACAAAGACAGACAGGCAGACAAAGAACCGCCATGCGGGGAACGAAAAACAAAACTGGCCCTGGACAGGATCCTGGTGGTCAGGGAGGAGAAAACAGGAGAACCAAAAAACAGGGGGACAGGAGCAATGGAGACAAAAACCGGAGAAAATAAGAATCAAGAACATTTAAACGTCATGATACTCGATGACGAGCCCATTGTCGGCAAGCGCCTGACCCCTGCGCTCACCAGGGCGGGATTTAACGTGGAATTCTTTCTCAACCCCAAACAGGCCCTGGCCCGGCTGGATGAAAAAGAATTCGATATCGTGGTAACAGATCTTAAAATGGAGGAAGTCGACGGCATCCAGGTGCTGGAACACATTCTTTCCAAATGCCGCCATACCCGGGTCATCCTGATCACCGGATACGCCACGGTGGAGGTGGCCCGTGAGGCGCTGGTCAAGGGGGCATTTGACTTTATTGCCAAGCCTTTCAAGCCCGGGGACCTCAAGGCTGTTATCAATAAAGCAGCCCTGTCACTGGGCCACAAAGGAATTGTTTCCGAAAATGACCTCATGTAA
- a CDS encoding Na+/H+ antiporter subunit B has protein sequence MTRSVILATATRFLVSMILVFSVYLLLRGHNSPGGGFSGALVAGTGFSLYAISEGAQSVRRAIRIDPLWLVGFGMLAALVSGLAAAAAGKTFLTGLWWTIAEFNGREIVLGTPFFFDVGVYAIVLGAILTLVLALEEDLAADIKED, from the coding sequence ATGACCCGCTCGGTGATTCTGGCCACGGCCACCCGGTTTCTGGTGAGCATGATTTTGGTGTTTTCGGTCTATCTGCTGCTGCGCGGGCATAATTCCCCGGGCGGGGGGTTTTCCGGGGCCCTGGTGGCGGGCACGGGCTTTTCCCTGTATGCCATTTCAGAAGGGGCGCAATCCGTGCGCCGGGCCATCCGGATCGATCCGCTGTGGCTGGTTGGCTTTGGCATGCTGGCGGCCCTTGTTTCCGGGCTGGCTGCCGCGGCTGCGGGAAAAACGTTTTTAACCGGCCTGTGGTGGACCATTGCCGAATTCAATGGCAGGGAAATTGTTTTGGGCACACCGTTTTTCTTTGATGTGGGCGTGTATGCCATTGTCCTGGGCGCGATTCTGACCCTGGTGCTGGCCCTGGAAGAGGATCTGGCAGCGGATATAAAAGAGGATTGA
- a CDS encoding Na+/H+ antiporter subunit D: MNWLVVLPVIVPFAMAAVTLCLRNHLRLQGRAAISGALVHFVVCMFLLARVAKTGIVTVQIGSWPAPFGITLAADHFSAILVAVTGILGLSVTAYSRAEIRVGMLAAGYQPLLHILIGGVCGAFLTGDLFNLYVWFEVMLMASFGLLVMGGEKQQLDGGVKYVMINLFATLLFISGIGLLYGMTGTLNMADLHFAVQQVEHKGLLTAVAALFMTAFGIKAGIFPLFFWLPVSYHTPPVDVSTIMAGLLTKVGVYALIRMFTLVFIFDIAYTHGILLAAGVLTMIVGVLGTAAFYEFRRILSFHIISQVGYMVLGLALFTPLALTGAVFFLVHNMIVKANLFLISGVCRQKAGSFDLGRLGGLYKNHGFITILFFISAFSLAGFPPLSGFWAKFLVIRAGLEAKAYVAAAAAIVVGLLTTYSMTKIWAEAFWKPAPAAESVPEPELDKQGPGQSDFWLYAPIVVLVMLTLAMGLLPGPFVNLAGSAAHELMNPGIYVEAVLGGGR, encoded by the coding sequence ATGAACTGGCTTGTGGTGCTTCCGGTGATCGTGCCCTTTGCCATGGCCGCAGTGACCCTGTGCCTGCGAAATCACCTTCGACTGCAGGGCAGGGCGGCCATTTCCGGGGCCCTGGTGCATTTTGTGGTTTGCATGTTCCTGCTGGCAAGGGTTGCCAAAACCGGCATCGTCACGGTTCAGATCGGCTCCTGGCCCGCGCCTTTCGGTATCACCCTGGCAGCCGATCATTTCAGCGCCATTCTCGTGGCGGTCACGGGGATTCTGGGCCTTTCAGTAACCGCCTATTCCAGGGCCGAAATCCGCGTGGGCATGCTGGCCGCGGGCTACCAGCCTCTGCTGCATATCCTGATCGGCGGGGTGTGCGGGGCGTTTTTAACAGGTGATCTGTTTAATCTCTACGTGTGGTTTGAGGTCATGCTCATGGCCTCTTTCGGGCTGCTGGTCATGGGCGGGGAAAAACAGCAGCTCGACGGCGGGGTGAAATACGTGATGATCAACCTGTTTGCCACCCTGCTGTTTATCTCGGGCATCGGGCTGTTATATGGCATGACCGGGACCTTAAACATGGCGGATTTGCATTTTGCAGTCCAGCAGGTGGAGCACAAGGGCCTGCTCACCGCCGTGGCCGCCCTGTTTATGACCGCATTCGGCATCAAGGCCGGCATTTTCCCGCTGTTTTTCTGGCTGCCAGTGTCTTATCATACCCCGCCCGTGGACGTTTCCACCATTATGGCCGGGCTGCTGACCAAGGTAGGCGTTTATGCCCTGATCCGGATGTTTACCCTGGTTTTTATCTTTGACATCGCCTATACCCACGGGATCCTGCTGGCAGCCGGCGTGCTGACCATGATCGTGGGCGTGCTCGGAACGGCGGCATTCTATGAGTTCAGGCGGATTTTGTCGTTTCACATCATCAGCCAGGTGGGCTACATGGTACTGGGCCTGGCGTTGTTTACGCCCCTGGCCCTGACCGGGGCGGTGTTTTTTCTGGTGCACAACATGATTGTCAAGGCCAACCTGTTTCTGATCTCGGGTGTCTGCCGGCAAAAGGCCGGCTCCTTTGACCTCGGCCGGCTCGGGGGGCTTTATAAAAACCACGGGTTTATCACGATCCTGTTTTTTATTTCCGCGTTTTCCCTGGCCGGGTTTCCGCCGTTGTCCGGGTTCTGGGCCAAGTTTCTGGTGATCCGCGCCGGGCTTGAGGCCAAAGCTTATGTGGCCGCTGCCGCAGCCATTGTGGTGGGACTGCTGACAACCTATTCCATGACCAAGATATGGGCCGAGGCGTTCTGGAAACCGGCCCCGGCGGCAGAATCAGTGCCGGAACCGGAACTTGACAAACAAGGTCCGGGGCAGAGTGATTTCTGGCTGTATGCGCCCATTGTGGTGCTCGTGATGCTTACCCTGGCAATGGGGCTTTTGCCGGGCCCGTTTGTGAACCTGGCCGGCTCTGCGGCCCATGAGCTTATGAATCCCGGCATTTATGTCGAAGCGGTACTCGGAGGTGGCAGATGA
- a CDS encoding IMP cyclohydrolase, whose translation MADDLKKMYKTIMDDHFPPQMEISFVDGDNRQTLFYEKVDWVIEGVRKGLRYGENPGQEAALYRLANGNLVLGETRTIAPGQYLASDIELLQSGKHPGKTNLTDADNALNILRYFTDTPCAIIVKHNNPCGAAVSESLADAYAKAYMADRVAAFGGCIAVNRALDKPTAEAVANQYAEVIVAPEYEDGVRDILAKRKNLRVIQIQNIERLQSFVGQRVVEFKNLIDGGLITQWSFVPEARSEADFKLAECEYKGEVYRINRPPTKNELADIRFGWLLESGVTSNSVLYVKDGVSVGIGTGEQDRVGVAEIARDKAYRKLADRYCFEQHNMPYNELADGDKKNEINARVKAEKGGLTGATMVSDAFFPFRDGVDVGLREGVTAVVHPGGSLNDYQSIEACNENNATMVLTGQRSFKH comes from the coding sequence ATGGCTGACGATCTCAAAAAAATGTATAAAACCATCATGGACGATCACTTTCCGCCGCAGATGGAGATCTCCTTTGTGGACGGCGACAACCGCCAGACCCTGTTTTACGAAAAGGTGGACTGGGTGATCGAAGGGGTACGAAAGGGCCTGCGCTACGGGGAAAACCCCGGACAGGAAGCGGCTTTGTACCGGCTGGCAAACGGCAACCTGGTGCTGGGAGAAACCCGCACCATTGCCCCGGGCCAGTACCTGGCCTCAGACATCGAGCTGCTGCAGTCCGGCAAGCACCCGGGCAAAACCAATCTCACGGACGCAGACAACGCTTTAAACATCCTGCGCTACTTCACCGACACACCCTGTGCCATTATTGTCAAGCACAACAACCCCTGCGGGGCGGCCGTATCCGAATCCCTGGCAGACGCCTATGCCAAAGCCTACATGGCCGACCGGGTTGCGGCCTTCGGCGGATGCATTGCCGTCAACCGGGCCCTGGACAAGCCAACTGCAGAAGCCGTGGCCAACCAGTACGCCGAGGTGATCGTGGCCCCGGAATATGAAGACGGGGTCAGGGACATTCTGGCAAAGCGCAAGAACCTGCGGGTGATCCAGATCCAGAACATCGAGCGGCTCCAGTCCTTTGTGGGCCAGCGGGTGGTGGAGTTTAAAAACTTAATTGACGGCGGCCTGATCACCCAGTGGTCCTTTGTGCCCGAAGCCCGCAGCGAGGCCGACTTCAAGCTGGCTGAATGCGAATACAAGGGAGAGGTTTACCGCATCAACCGGCCGCCCACAAAAAACGAACTGGCCGACATCCGGTTTGGCTGGCTGCTGGAATCGGGCGTGACCTCAAACTCAGTGCTCTATGTCAAAGACGGGGTATCTGTGGGCATCGGAACCGGAGAGCAGGACCGGGTGGGCGTGGCGGAAATCGCCCGTGACAAGGCTTATCGCAAGCTTGCCGACCGCTACTGTTTTGAGCAGCATAACATGCCCTATAACGAGCTGGCAGACGGGGACAAAAAAAATGAAATCAACGCCCGGGTCAAGGCGGAAAAAGGCGGTTTGACCGGGGCAACAATGGTCAGTGATGCGTTTTTCCCGTTTCGTGACGGCGTGGACGTGGGCCTGCGCGAAGGGGTCACTGCAGTGGTGCATCCGGGCGGGTCTTTAAATGATTACCAGTCCATCGAGGCCTGCAACGAAAACAATGCCACCATGGTGCTGACCGGACAGCGCAGCTTCAAGCACTAA
- a CDS encoding HAMP domain-containing sensor histidine kinase: protein MNTEQKEINHSWEKTARDAQRALKERPSVSIRARLILGFGAWFALSLTLTIFSMIGVSEIQDKIRFLEVAQDYTVEIQQARRFEKNFFLYQTNLDDALEHIRNAAAILETNAKGITSAVGRDNYTRIRKPLRQYKQLLEKIDKDQLANISSNLETMESVLREHGAEMVTVANEFLGKERELVQSMLSLSQKVPLIFLGLLLLLIIFLGYFIANQMLAPLKRMMLATTRIAEGDFTPITPRRRYNDEFSKLATALNHMMLQLVRRQEQLIHAHKLKAVGTLTAGVAHELNNPLNNIILTSSALKEEYQDIPGEERDDMINDLLNEADRAQKIVRKLLDFAREGKLEAESLDAEKLINQTLELASNQIKLAGVKVRGEIQPDLPRIYGDGQQLIQVFLNIILNAVAAMPDGGELTITIQNTKDREYVAIRFTDTGPGIPEHKQAEIFDPFYTTRPAGKGTGLGLSVSLGIIQKHGGEIKVASQVNKGTTFTVLLPATKIPAEI, encoded by the coding sequence ATGAATACAGAGCAAAAGGAAATCAATCACTCCTGGGAAAAAACAGCCCGGGATGCCCAGCGCGCCCTTAAAGAACGGCCCTCGGTTTCCATACGGGCCCGCCTGATTCTGGGATTCGGGGCGTGGTTTGCCCTGAGCCTGACCCTTACCATTTTCTCCATGATCGGGGTTTCCGAAATCCAGGACAAAATCCGCTTTCTGGAAGTCGCCCAGGATTACACCGTGGAAATCCAGCAGGCACGGCGATTTGAGAAAAACTTTTTCCTGTACCAGACAAACCTTGACGACGCACTGGAGCATATCCGCAACGCAGCCGCAATCCTGGAAACCAACGCCAAAGGAATCACCAGCGCCGTGGGCCGGGACAACTATACCCGAATCCGGAAACCCCTTCGCCAGTACAAACAACTACTTGAAAAAATAGATAAAGACCAGCTGGCGAACATCTCCTCCAATCTTGAGACCATGGAATCCGTACTGCGGGAACACGGTGCGGAAATGGTCACGGTGGCAAACGAGTTTCTGGGCAAGGAACGGGAACTTGTGCAGTCCATGCTGTCGCTGTCCCAGAAGGTTCCCCTGATCTTCCTCGGGCTTCTGCTGCTGCTGATCATTTTTCTGGGCTACTTTATCGCCAATCAGATGCTGGCACCCTTAAAACGCATGATGTTGGCCACCACCCGCATTGCAGAAGGCGATTTCACCCCCATAACCCCAAGGCGTCGCTACAATGACGAATTCTCCAAGCTGGCCACCGCCTTAAATCACATGATGCTGCAGCTGGTTCGGCGCCAGGAACAGCTTATACATGCGCACAAGCTCAAGGCTGTGGGCACCCTGACCGCCGGAGTAGCCCACGAACTCAACAATCCCTTAAACAATATCATCCTCACATCCTCGGCCCTTAAGGAGGAATACCAGGACATTCCCGGCGAAGAGCGGGACGACATGATCAACGACCTTTTAAACGAAGCTGACCGGGCCCAAAAAATCGTCAGGAAACTTCTTGACTTTGCCAGGGAAGGCAAACTGGAAGCAGAGTCTCTGGATGCCGAGAAACTGATCAACCAGACCCTGGAACTGGCCAGCAACCAGATCAAACTGGCCGGAGTAAAGGTCAGGGGCGAAATCCAGCCCGATCTGCCCCGGATATACGGTGACGGCCAACAATTGATCCAGGTGTTTTTAAACATTATTTTAAACGCCGTGGCGGCAATGCCGGACGGCGGCGAGCTCACCATTACGATTCAAAACACAAAAGACCGCGAATACGTGGCTATCCGGTTTACAGATACGGGCCCGGGTATCCCGGAGCACAAACAAGCCGAAATATTTGATCCCTTCTACACCACCCGCCCCGCAGGCAAGGGAACCGGCCTGGGATTGTCCGTATCCCTGGGCATCATCCAAAAGCACGGCGGTGAGATCAAGGTCGCCAGCCAGGTCAACAAGGGAACGACATTTACCGTGCTGCTGCCTGCCACCAAGATCCCCGCAGAAATCTAA
- a CDS encoding Na+/H+ antiporter subunit C — METLLSVICGFMVAASLYLMLSGNLIRFIFGLVLATNAVNLLIFVAGRLSQTHPPLIDPDAVIPAQSLANALPQALILTAIVIGFALLTFVFILFYRAFQALDTVETELMRVSEPRQGRDAEEGGQAGVAGIHGPGGEGA; from the coding sequence ATGGAAACCCTGCTGTCTGTGATATGCGGTTTCATGGTGGCCGCAAGCCTGTACCTGATGCTGTCGGGTAACCTGATCCGGTTTATTTTCGGTCTGGTGCTGGCCACCAACGCGGTGAACCTGCTGATTTTCGTGGCCGGCCGCCTTTCGCAGACCCATCCGCCGCTGATTGATCCGGATGCGGTGATTCCGGCCCAATCTTTGGCAAACGCCCTGCCGCAAGCTTTGATACTGACCGCCATTGTCATCGGCTTTGCGCTGCTGACCTTTGTGTTTATCCTGTTTTATCGGGCCTTTCAGGCACTGGATACCGTGGAGACCGAGCTGATGCGCGTATCCGAGCCCCGGCAGGGGCGCGACGCAGAAGAGGGCGGGCAGGCCGGTGTCGCCGGTATTCATGGCCCGGGCGGGGAGGGCGCATGA
- a CDS encoding Na+/H+ antiporter subunit E, translating to MSNLFVFNLFLAAGFAVIMDQLNPTGFVSGFVIGYLALWITRHLYGPSGYFARVINIIRLAATFVWLLLVSNFRVLWDVITPRHFSRPAVIGVPLDARTDFEIMLVANIISLTPGTLSLDVSADRKTLYVHMMFLDDVETARRDIKEKIEKRVLEAVR from the coding sequence ATGAGCAACCTGTTTGTCTTCAACCTGTTTCTGGCAGCCGGATTCGCCGTGATCATGGACCAGCTCAACCCCACCGGGTTTGTTTCCGGTTTTGTGATCGGGTATCTGGCGCTGTGGATCACCCGTCATCTTTACGGGCCGTCGGGATATTTCGCCCGGGTGATCAATATCATCCGGCTTGCGGCCACATTTGTCTGGCTTTTGCTGGTCTCCAACTTCCGGGTTTTGTGGGACGTGATCACGCCACGGCATTTTTCCCGGCCGGCGGTGATCGGTGTTCCCCTGGATGCCCGAACCGATTTTGAGATCATGCTGGTGGCCAACATCATCTCCCTGACCCCGGGCACCCTGAGCCTGGATGTTTCCGCGGACCGCAAAACCCTGTATGTGCACATGATGTTTTTAGACGACGTGGAAACCGCCCGCCGGGATATCAAGGAAAAAATTGAAAAACGGGTGCTGGAGGCCGTGCGATAA